ACCACCGAAAAACACTTCGAGGACCTGATCAGCCGGTTCGACGGCGACCTGCATGCCGGCCTCGCGGCCGAAGGGATGCGGACCGCCCTCCTCACCGATGAGCGAGTGCTGACGAAGGCCCCGCGGAAGATCACCTGCACGCCACCGCAAGTCGTGGTCGGCATGAAGTACCGGTGGTCCTTGTGCAGCTGGCTCGGCATCTTTTGCTGACCATCGACCGACTGAGGTGCCGGGATGACTGACGACGCAGACCGGGCGACGGGTGCGACGATCCCGCTGCGCACCGACCCCGCGGACACGACCCGCCGACTGCTACAGAGCAAGAATCCCCGCGTCGACCGGATCCGCGAGACGCTACTGCTGGCGGCTGCGGTTGTGCTCGACGTGTTCCTCTTCTCCGACGTCGTTGCGCCCGACCCGCGGGCCGGCGGCCCGCAGACCGCATGGGGCATAGTCCTGGCCTGCGGTGTGCTGATGTTCGGGGTACTTCTGCTGCGGGTGCGAGCCCGGATTCCGGTCTTCCTCGTGGTCTGCGCGCTGTCGGTGGCGATTACCCTGAGTACGACGTACCGGCCGGTCGTCCCGGTGTGCATCGTGCTTGCCGGAGTCATCGCGTTCCTGCCGTTGCGCGCCGGCGTCTTTGCCGCCGTAGTCGCGATCGTTCCGGCCATGTCGTGGGTGTACTCCGAGGCACGCACGCACGACTTCGACTGGGGCGCCGGCGTCTACGTCGGAATCCTGATCGGCTATCTCGCGATCCTGCTTGTCGGTGCCGGCATCGGTTGGTGGCGCAAGACGGCGGATCGCAACTATGAGCTTCGCCGGGCCGAAGCCGCGCGCGCCGCCGTGATGAGCGTGCGCAGCGAGGTGGCGCGCGAGCTTCACGACATCGTCGCCCACGCCGTCACACTTATGGTGCTGCAGGCGTCCGGCGCACGCGCGGTGATGACACACGATCAACAGCGCGCTCTGGATGCCCTCGACGTGGTGGAGAAGACCGGCACGCAGGCAATGGCGGAGCTACGCCGGCTTCTGTCGGTCCTGCGGACCTCCGATGTCGACGAGCACCCGATCCACGAGTTGGTCTTGCCTCCCGGTCTCGACGAGATGCCGGCACTGCTGGAGTCGATCCGCGCCACCGGAGTCGAGGTCATCCTGCACGCCGAAGGATCTCCGCGGCCACTCGCTCGAAGTGTGGATGCCGCGGCGTACCGGATAGTGAGCGAATCGCTGACCAACGTCACCAAACATTCAGGGGCCGGCGCGACGGTCAACGTGCATTTCAAGTGGACCGCGGCGCAGCTCGATATCAAGATCTGGGACAACGGGCTCGGGCGTGGTGCGGACGAGCGGCTATCGACCGGCAACGGGCTGCTCGGCCTCACCGAGCGCATCGTGCTCGCCGGCGGTGCGTTTGAGGCGAAACCGCGTGACGCCGGTGGTTATGAGGTCCACGCGACGTTGCCCATTCCATCCACCACACCAGCGGTCGCGGTGACTGGAGGTGCGACGCTATGACGATCCGAGTGGTGCTCGCCGATGACGAGGCGTTGGTGCTCGGCGGGCTGTCGATGTTGCTGTCGGTCGCGTCGGATATTGAGGTGCTCGCTCAGGTCAACGACGGCCGGGCCGCGGTCGAGGCGGTGACCGAGCTTCGACCGGACGTCGCGATCCTCGACGTCCGGATGCCGAATATGGATGGCGTCGAGGCGACCCGGCGAATCACCGCTGGCGGTATTGAGGTCGCGGCCGATCGCCGGGAGGTGTCGGTACTGGTGCTCAGCACGTTCAACCTCGACAAGGCAGTGTTTGCGGCGCTGCGGGCTGGCGCCTCTGGTTTTCTGCTCAAGGACGCCGCCCCGCAGGATCTGGTCCCGGCCACCCGAGCTGTCGCCGCCGGTGAGGCATGGCTGGACCCGGCGGTTGCCCGCACCTTGATCTCGGAGTTCACGGCTCGTCCGGACAACGCGCTACCGCCGGCCGAAGATCTTGCCCTCCTGACGCCGCGCGAACGCGAGGTGCTGATACTCATGGCCGAAGGTCTCAACAACGCCGAGATCGCGGCGCACCTGGTGCTCGGTGAGGGCACCGTCAAGACGCACGTGAGCCGAATCCTGATGAAACTCGGCCTGCGCGACCGGACCCAGGCCGTCGTCATGGCGTTTCGCAGCCACCTGGTGACCCCGGGCCCGCCACCTCGCTGACCCTGATCGCGCGGCTGACCGGCCGGTTGTGTTCAGCTGGCAGGCCGTGAGAAAAGGTTGACGAGGTTGCCGTCCGGGTCGCGGAATAACGTCGACCGGTTTCCCCACGGCATCGTGGCCGGCGCGAGCACGACCTCGTCGAGGGCGTCGCGCAGTCGCGTGAACTCGGCGTCGACGTCGTCAACGAGGAACTCGATGATGACCGAGTTGTTGTTAGCTGGTGTCGGGGCGTGTTCCCCAAGCATCGCCATCGTCGCGGTACTTCCGATCGCGAGGATGCCAGTCGCGGTTCGGAGTTCAGCGAACACTGGGGCCGGTCGTGCCGCCGTCGTGCCCGTGACCGCCTCGTAGAAGTGGGCAAGCCGGTCGACGTGGTTGGTGATAATCCGAATCGATGCGAATTCCATGATGTTCCCTTCCGCCGGGCCCGTTGCCGCGACACGCTGACGGTAGGGTGCCTCGGCGACACCGTCCTGTCGGTGTTTATCGGCTTTATCTGCCCGCGCCGACGGTGCGCAGCTCCCCGTAAACGATGTCGAGGTCCTCCGCGCGAAAGTCGCGCCGCGGCGATCTTTCGCCGGTGGGTTCCGCTGTGATAATTCGGTCGCCGCGGAATGCGCGGATTCCGTTCCGGAGCCGGCACCAGGCAATCAGGTACCAGCCGCGGCCCTTCCCGACGAAGCCAAGGGGCTCGACCTCACGGACGGTCTCGGTACCGCTTCGGTCTTGATAGAGAATCTGGAGCACGTGTCCGGTGCGCAGCGCTTGTGGTAAGTCGGCGGGTACTTCTGCTGCAGGACCGTCATCGAGCAAGTGGATGCGTGTCGCTAGGTCCGCGGTCTCGCTCAGGCTGCGGTCATCCATCACGGCAACCACTTTGCGAAGTGCTGAGGTCGCTGCGTCACGGAAGGGGCTCGTGGCCAGCATCCCGAGAGAGATCGTCACCGCGAGCGCTTCGTCGACCGTGAAGCCAAGAGGCGCGAGCGTGTGCGACGGATCGAGGCAGTAGCCGCCGGTACGGCCGGGTTCTGCCCAGATCGGCACTCCGGCCTGTTGCAGGGCCGATAGGTCCCGTTCTACGGTCCGAGTGCTGACCTCGAATCGATCTGCGAGCCACCGGGCGCTCCTCGGTCGTGGCGCCACCGCCCGCAACTCCTCCACGAGTGCGTACAGGCGATCGGTGCGATTCACGCGTCTACCCTAGTTGTCGAAACGGGGACCGTTCGATACCCCGGACATAGCCGGTCGACTTGCCGTTGGCTTCGGCTGCTGGGTCGCGTGACCGCGCTGAGGGCTTCGTTAGAAGAGCGCCTCGGCCTGCGCGGGTAGCGCGCCCTCGAGGTTGAGCAGGTGCTGTTTGCGTTCCAGGCCGCCGGCGTACCCGGTCAGCTTTCCGTCGGCCCCGACAACCCGGTGGCACGGTACGACGATCGACAGCGGGTTCGAACCGACCGCCTTGCCGACCATCCGCGCCAGCGACTTGTCGCCGAGTTGCGCGGCGATCGCGCCGTACGTCGTGGTCTCCCCGGATGGAATCTCGTGCAGGATGGCCCAGACCCGTTGCTGAAACTCGTCGCCTTCAGCGGCCGTTTTGATGGTGAAGTCGGAGCGCTCACCGGCGAGGTACTCCCGCAACTGAGCGGCAGCCACAGACAGGACAGGGTCATTATCGGCGGCCACTTCAGCACCGCGGGAGGCGCGGGCGGCGCCGACCCAGTGGTGCGGAAAGTAGATCCCGATCAGTGCGTCGTCTGCGGCGACCAAGGTGAGGTCGCCGATGGCCGTGGTGATCGTTGCGTGACGGTCGAACATGATCATCCTCAATTCGTCGTACTGATACTTCCACGATGTAGACGTGCCGGGCGAGCCAAACGTGAGCCCGCTCAACGTCTACCGATGTCCACGTATCTGCCTCGCGACGACAACTAACCACGGCCCGTCCCGAGCCGGAGGTACGGCTGGTTGTGTGTCCCCTGCACTCGCCGTCCGACTGCGCAGCGCGGGCATTTGACCCCCGGACCGGGCACAACACCTATTTCGCGGTTACCTTCAACATATGACTGACAGGATGCA
The sequence above is drawn from the Antricoccus suffuscus genome and encodes:
- a CDS encoding VOC family protein, translating into MEFASIRIITNHVDRLAHFYEAVTGTTAARPAPVFAELRTATGILAIGSTATMAMLGEHAPTPANNNSVIIEFLVDDVDAEFTRLRDALDEVVLAPATMPWGNRSTLFRDPDGNLVNLFSRPAS
- a CDS encoding helix-turn-helix transcriptional regulator codes for the protein MNRTDRLYALVEELRAVAPRPRSARWLADRFEVSTRTVERDLSALQQAGVPIWAEPGRTGGYCLDPSHTLAPLGFTVDEALAVTISLGMLATSPFRDAATSALRKVVAVMDDRSLSETADLATRIHLLDDGPAAEVPADLPQALRTGHVLQILYQDRSGTETVREVEPLGFVGKGRGWYLIAWCRLRNGIRAFRGDRIITAEPTGERSPRRDFRAEDLDIVYGELRTVGAGR
- a CDS encoding sensor histidine kinase: MTDDADRATGATIPLRTDPADTTRRLLQSKNPRVDRIRETLLLAAAVVLDVFLFSDVVAPDPRAGGPQTAWGIVLACGVLMFGVLLLRVRARIPVFLVVCALSVAITLSTTYRPVVPVCIVLAGVIAFLPLRAGVFAAVVAIVPAMSWVYSEARTHDFDWGAGVYVGILIGYLAILLVGAGIGWWRKTADRNYELRRAEAARAAVMSVRSEVARELHDIVAHAVTLMVLQASGARAVMTHDQQRALDALDVVEKTGTQAMAELRRLLSVLRTSDVDEHPIHELVLPPGLDEMPALLESIRATGVEVILHAEGSPRPLARSVDAAAYRIVSESLTNVTKHSGAGATVNVHFKWTAAQLDIKIWDNGLGRGADERLSTGNGLLGLTERIVLAGGAFEAKPRDAGGYEVHATLPIPSTTPAVAVTGGATL
- a CDS encoding response regulator → MTIRVVLADDEALVLGGLSMLLSVASDIEVLAQVNDGRAAVEAVTELRPDVAILDVRMPNMDGVEATRRITAGGIEVAADRREVSVLVLSTFNLDKAVFAALRAGASGFLLKDAAPQDLVPATRAVAAGEAWLDPAVARTLISEFTARPDNALPPAEDLALLTPREREVLILMAEGLNNAEIAAHLVLGEGTVKTHVSRILMKLGLRDRTQAVVMAFRSHLVTPGPPPR
- a CDS encoding methylated-DNA--[protein]-cysteine S-methyltransferase; this encodes MFDRHATITTAIGDLTLVAADDALIGIYFPHHWVGAARASRGAEVAADNDPVLSVAAAQLREYLAGERSDFTIKTAAEGDEFQQRVWAILHEIPSGETTTYGAIAAQLGDKSLARMVGKAVGSNPLSIVVPCHRVVGADGKLTGYAGGLERKQHLLNLEGALPAQAEALF